From the genome of Denticeps clupeoides chromosome 17, fDenClu1.1, whole genome shotgun sequence:
taactCAGGCAAACGTCAGGGAGAACATTGTTCATCTGAAACCCATGGCTGTGCTGAAGTCAACTGTTTACCTTTCATCAAGAAAAATGCAAGTGCAATTCACATTGCCAAATGTGTAACTTTGCCTTTCTATTCTAAGACCACCAGATTGACTGTTTACAATCTTGACAATTTGAAGACCTCCCAGCCTTTTTATACgatgctttaattaaaaaaaaaaagaagaagaagcacaatttgaaaaaaaaaatgcaccaagCCAACATTCCAGCATGAATTACTATCTAAACTGAGCTTGAATCCACGCAGACATCAGAATCTCCGAACTGCACAAGCCTCTGCGACCAAGAGGCATTATGCGCCCATCACTCACTTGCATCGCTAGTGTCAGGGCAGAGGGAATAATTCCTCCAACGACTGTTTTCCAAGTCCCGCAATGCTGCAGCACCAGGCCAATGCACCGGGGTATTTCACTGCCGTATTAAAACCCCGACCACGGGATACATCCAGTGGTCATGGCATAATGTTGTACCCGGCCTTGAGGGTCTGGGCCTGGCCCAGTAGTATTTCATGTCACACTTGTTGTGTGACAgttgaacacacacaacagaggtatttccccccacccccaccaacACAATCCTTTTTCGTAAaagcatgaaagtgaagtgcctCCCTGCACTTTGTGTACATATTGTAgttaacagtattttttttttttggcaagggGGCATATAGAAATAGTGCTTAATTGCTGTGAAATTTCTTTTTGTAATCCTTGTAGAAATATATATCTTCAATGTTCTtctttgaataaaacagaataggaaaaaaagctgaattgagcagaaaatataataaatgcctgttttttttttctccaatttgAAGAATAGATGTTCGTAGCCATCTCACGTAGCTGttacatatacaatatataaatatctttttttgtaTCTAATGTATGTTCTGAATGTTTGGTCCCTGAAGATAAAGTTATGTGTGCATTCATGTCCattgtacataaatatatataagatTTGCTGTGATAAACTGCAATGCAGAGTGTTTCCAGAATCTAAAGTCAACCTCAAAGAAATTAAAGACGTACAGAATGCATACATTGCAGTTGCTATGGATATCCATCTTGGATGATTTTATTATTTGGGGTAGTAAGGTGGGTGTTATCATGCTACGGGGCTTCTTGCAGCAAAGGACAGTTAGGAAAGTTATACTATAtgtacataaaaaagaaaagaaagaatggTGTGATAGTGGTCAGTACAACACTAAAAGAGACATAAGATTATATATCTTTCTATATCAGATaagatatatatttaatatttcttctTCAAATAGGCTATTGCTGCCCCACATATTTGCCAGCATCAGACCTCACCAGTACTTTCtatctaataaataaaaatgtaaaagtacgCCTGACCAAGCTTTATTGCCATCATAATAAAGAAGGAAATATGTAATCGTTCTAGTGTAGTAATAAATCGTTCCAGTGTAGTAATAAAAATCAAACTTCCAGGGCAGTACCTTTTCCAAAAActgaaattaatttttatttcttccattAACCggtaaatgtgtgtttgcaagGAAATGGACAAGTAAATAATTGGCATAATCTGACTTCTGTCTTATCTCTTTGTTCCTCCTCTAAATCTTCCCGCTTGTGAAACTGTTGTAATTTTGGTGTCAAAGACAAATACTTGGAATGGGATatgaaaaaggtgaaaaaaataaaagaaaataaaagttttcaaaaaaataaatatatatatatgtatttcatttcttttgtttACCAGATGAGTGGCATAAAATGTTCGGACATATCAATATGTGTTGTACCATCAGTGTACATACATTATAACTAATAAATGTTGATTCATAACTAAATCCTGTCTTCATTATTCAGTGTGAGTAAAagctcagagaaaaaaaattctagtaAATTCCTTTTCCAGGGATCGTTGGCTCCATCTGACTTCTAGTGTCAGGATCCGAAGGTTCACAAAAGGTTGTAATTTGTAGATTAGCAACATTCCCAAATGCTAAACAGACTTAATCTTGCAAAATCATTACtgtcacatttcactgcatcatatttattacattttttgatTGTTACTTGACATAAGCCCACCGAGTGTTGCCTGTGATTATGCTTATCTATGCCAGCATCTGCCAGCTACCGTGGCACTTTATGACTTTATAAATTCAAAATGGTGGCAATACCCGTGCACAgtccaagaagaaaaaaaagggtgCCATGGCAACCATGGTTCTTGTCCCAGGCAGCATGGAGACCAGTCATTTTTCTTTCTAATTCCTCACCCTATTGTGTTAAATATTGCTCGACCACCCAAGGACACACATTTTCtctatacatatttatttcgTCCAGCATTTGCACAAATTTCGTGTTTGTTTTAATCAATCTTTTGTTAACTCAttgttacacatttattacacactGCTACTCTAATACATCTGCTATATTTCCTCAGACTGAGTCAGAACGGACAGAGATGAAAGCGTTTCAAGACAGGAAGCGggaaaaacaggaaatgaaacGTAGAAACAGGTGGAGCGGCACGGGCAGGTTTTCCCTTCGGACATTTCACCATCCGCTGATCATCTGGGTCAGAACTGAGTGCACAAAGGGCCCCGTGATTTCATTGACTCGTCGGCCCGCCCGTGCACATTCGCTACACTGTAATGAACAAAAAAGCAAATACGTGAGGCACCTAATGCACTTGTTGGTTGTCACATTTTCACAGTACTGTgagacttgacttttttttttttttatgaataatgacCGGACATTACCGACGAAACAAATGCACACCCCACAAAGAAAACACTCCAGCCGTTTCAGCGTGGCTCCAGACAGTCGGCCACAACCCCCTTTCATGCTGTCACAACAATTAAGAGGAACTGAAATGATGCGTCGAGATGTATGTAACAGAAAATgcagcaataaaataaaaaaaaaactgattacaGTATATACAGAAAAACAACCACAAAGCTTCAGTTAAGCACGGTAAAATCGCTGCTTCCTCGTCTCGTCGAGCGCACACAGACTTTCCGAATCCACAGGAGACGGTAAAAGACACAGACGTTAAGGTTAATCAGAAGGAGTAAACCAAGATTCATGACAAAATGATAAACGACAACAGCATGTCAGTTGGCTACCATCCAGGCCGTAATAAACGCTCCTGTTCATGTTGTTACGCTGCACAGTCCTTGACGTGGATTCCTTTTAGTTAAGTGCTCCAGTCTGCATCCCCTTGCAGGGAGCAGAAGACATTAAAGGGTCTCGTGTAATTGCTACTGACCTTAAAACCAGCTCTGACGCGCACAATGgctcattcataattttttcgTAATTCGTGTCATATTTTTTTGAACGCCACCCGGTGTAAAACTTCTCTCTAATGACTATTTTACACTACTGACTGTTCCACATGCCggacactttattagaaatACCAGGTACAGTTGAAAAGTGTGTGGTTAAAGCTGTAGCCTGTCTGCCGCTGTGAACACTGTCCTGCGACGGTCAGAAGCTGACCAGTGCCGACCGGTAGAACTTCATGGCAACGGCGGAGCTACAGCCTCTAAATCTATGCATGCTACGcgtttaaaaataaagtgaccACCTACCCCTGCAATTACCTCCTCACCCACCATTCACTGTAAATCAGTTCATCTTGGCGAAGGTCTGAATTAAAATTGTGAAGCAAATTTACTGTCGCCACAACCCCACCACCATCCTCCacccacgccacgccacgccacacacacacacacacacacacacaccccaccactGGCCGGCAGTATGGTTCTGTTTGGTTACAGGCCAGACTGTCCATCCGAATCTCAGCCTCTGCCAGCCTCCCTCTGGTCGAACCCAGTCACGTCACCACCAGTCTCTCCCTCCAGCGGGGCGCCGTGCCGCCCGCCCCTCACGCCTGCTGGGCTTTTTCCGGCGACTCCTCCAGGGTGATGACCGTGAACTCCTCCGTGTTCCCATTCTCCTGGATCTTTTCCTTGTTCATGAGCGTCACCATCTCCTGCTCGCGCTCCTGCTCGCGGGAGCTGGTTGCGGAGGTCGCTGCCCCATTGCCATCACTGCTGGTTTTGGTGATCATCAGTGACTGGTGCTTTCCACACCATCTAATGACCACAGAGGAAGGGAGATCTTTTAAAATACTCAAAGTGTTTGCATTATGAATGTATTAAAAAGATAAGAGAGTTAAATTAGATGCATGAAATAAacaatgtataattttttttggtctggaaTAATGGCTTTTAACttccacaagggggcgatatgaACGTAAAAGCCTCAGAAGacaacaaatcatttttcatACACAAAAGGGaggacaaaaaatatatatattatgtcaAGTCCTCTCCAGCCTCACCAGCCTTTTTTGGCAGTTGCCAATAACAACCAGAAGAGTGAGTCCAGTTTTTCACCTTACAAGGACTCCATAAACTTGACCCGTAAGGCCACAAACTGAAAACTCCAAATTCACAAACAACGAGCGCCATCTAGAGGTAATTCCTTATACTGTACTATACTGTACTAAATTACGGAGGTGAATTAGTTCTATGGAtaaggcctagcggttatgtaaacggacccataatcgtaaggttgccggttagaatcctgaGCTGTCAAgatgccacacactgctccccgggggcctgtcatggctgcccactgctcaccaagggtgatggttaaaggcagcggacacatttcagCAAACACTTGCTTGCAATCAATCTATTTAGAATAAACAAGATAAACTGAAAAATATAGTACACTTCCGGTTTCATAACTTACCTGTTTCTGGTTacaacagcagcacacacaAGAAGAACAGCAGCGACTGCCACAACGACGAGAAGTATTATCAACCAGgctgtatgaaaaaaaacaaaccaaaaaatacacCAGGGTCAGAAATGAACTAGATCACATGATCTCCGGGGCCCTTcacatgaccattttcatgagGAAAGAACCGAGATGGACAGGTCACCTGGTGTGCTGTTACTATTGTCCCCTTCAGATGCAGGTTCCGTCACATCTGATGACATTCTGCCTTTGGGTTTCTCTGCCTCTTTAAAGCAAAGCAAGAAGAGCAGTCGTTACAAAAACCCACCATTAATGCTATAAACCAATATTTGATGTGACAAACATACTACCAACTAAAATTTGTTTTAGGAACTAttactgaaatatattttaattcattgACTCTCAtttggtagtggcctagtgggtaacattacctgcctatgaaccagaagaccacaaaggttcaaaccctacttactaccattgtgtcactgagcaagacacttgtgaccctgagtgtctccagggggattgtccctgtccCTTCTGACTGTttatcgctctggataaaacgGGAAATGTAAAATAGCGAGCGGTGCAAAATGCCCGGTGGAATGTCTGAAGTTCATATACAGACACCAGGGGGCAGCTGTTCTTCAAAACATACTGAGTATCTCATCTAAGGACACTGTGCCAAATAAGTTTGTAACAGAGTGAGGCTGATACATATTACAAGCTTTACATGACAAAATTTGTGATGCTGTAAGCATACTGAATACAATATGAATAAATCCCCCTGAATCCGAATTAAGGAGTGGAGGGACTCGGAAGAAAACTAGGAAGCACAGTAGTGACAAACGTGGTGACTTGTAACAAATGCCAAGGAAGACAAATCTATAGTCTTCACGTGTCACTGGGAGGGGTGACAAGATGATTTGTAGCAGTATCATACTCTCACCTGCACTGGGAACTTGGTAGAAGACTTCGGTCTCGTCTGGGTGCTCTGAGAGTGTAGTCTCGCTTTCTGGTGACGTTGTCACGTCCCCAGTAGACAGGTGTGGTGGCATCCCAGAGCCCGTGGTGTCATCAGAAAAGGTATATTTTACCACGTCTGTGGGTCTGATGGCCTGTGATTGGTTGTTGAAAGGCGAGGATCCATCTCCAGCCAGATGTGTTTTGTTCTCGCCCTTATCTGTGCCCATGACGACCACTGTATGAGGGTCTGGAGCCTCTGTTGATCCATTTCCTGTTTGGAAGGTTTCAAAGTCTGTGTACGTGAGCACTGAATCCACATGAGGTTTCTCGGTATTAAAATATGACTTCTCTGTTGCTGCCACGAACTCATTTCGGCTGTCTGAAGACTCTGTAGGGCGACAGACCTCACATTCATTAGTATGTGTATAAATCTGGTTTTGGTGGCCTAACGATTGTAAGATTTGGATGTGGTATCATAGAGGTCCACAAACCAATGAACTCATAACACAAAGTCAGAAATTCAGATCTGACATTTAAAGTCAAGCAATTTTAACAGAACGGCAACTTGAAAATCAAGACTTTCGGAGCTCCCCCTAAAACATATCAGGTTTTATTCAATGGTTCCAAGCTCCTCTTAGCCTCCCCTGAATCAAACCATGATTACAACATGAttgcaaaaaatgtttaatacatttttaacacatttggGGCATAAATGCCTGGtgtttaaattatgtttaaatgATTCTGTGATCCCCAAGAAAAGGTTTTAATATACCTCTGttcatttttcaataaaaaaaaaaaatgtttcaagcTTTGATGGGTGTTGGCACAAGGAGCATATCATCCTTGAAAAAATTAGTTGACGATATTGAAACTGATTAAAAAGTGCAACTGATTAAAAGTTTTAATTAggtagtcaaaaaaaaaaaacagtcagtgACAATTTTAGATCATGACTAATCGTGACATTCTACAGGATTTCATGTCCCATCATGCTCCATAGCTTCACATGTGACCAGATTTAAATATTCCCACTAGAACATCTCGGATGGGTTGGATTTTGGATCGTTTGATTTAATGTGTATGAGTTATGACCACTCCTTCTGTGTTCAGTGGTTTGTCATCTTAGGAGAACATTCTCACCCGGAGAAGATTCATTGTCTGGTGCAGCAGCGACTGGGTTGATGACAGAGGAACAGTCTTTGTCGGCCAAACCTGTGTACAAAGAATCATGACTGAggactatttttttttcgtcaATCAGTTAATTTCGTAGAACTGTATCCATCCAGATTCCATTGGACTGTAACTCTGGATGTTCTTCAATAATTTACTGTGAGCAGATTAACCAAATTCAGCAGCTAAACTGAAAAGCTGACAAGAAAAGCTTTCTGCGTGAGATTATACCAAAAGAAGCGAGGggattattaaattaaatgttaggAGTCTTGGGACTAGTATAAAGATTTCATTGTCCTGAAATCACATCGCTATTGGAAGGGTTGTTAATGTTTCTACAGAATACAAGAGGACAAACACTTACTGGAATTGTCATAGCACAAAGCGTCAAAATGTCCTTTTGAGTCGTCTTGCAGTTGAGAAGATGACATGAAAAAGATGCCGGTTTTGTTGGCAAAGCAATTTTCATGGGGGTGCTTTCGAAGGATGGTGACATTCCCATTGCTGATCCATCCGTACCTGAAGGGAGGTGAATTTTGAGTCTTATTGTAGGATTTCTATTCATTCCTATCCAAGGTAACAAGCAAATATAACTATTatggtggagatggtgcttgagtgattaaatttttttggtgGTCAAAAGTATGAAACTTGTCCATAATGTGTAAACCTTAAACTGGAAAAACATTCGTATTTAGAATTATTAAAGAATGCAATAGAATAGAATTTATTGCAATGACCTGTGTTTGCTCCATATGACTTTTTGGCTAGTACTGCCTCCATTAAAAAATTttggattattttaataaagtgaTTTGTATAAAGAACTTTATAAAGCATGACGTGTCTCTGAAATACCCTTACCTGCATGTTTCCAGGCCCTTATCATAAGCCACTCTGACCTGCTCTTCACTCGCAAGTTCAGATCTGAGTTTCAGGCAGTGATCCTTCGCTCCTTCAAAGCTCAATGCATAGCGATCCCCGCCTTCCGTGAGGAAGACTCCGGCATGACTACAGCTGCGTAATCTCACTGGAGGacagagaagaggaggatggggaTCAGCTACAAAATATTCTGCAACTGATCTTCATTGTCAAGGAGCACTGGCATTTATTAACATGCATCAGCCTGCGGGCCTGGCTGCAATATTCAGAATTTTGATTCGGACAGTTCCAGCTCACAGTGCATTAGATAAGTgcatcaattatttaaaaaagtggaaCTTATGTATTTAGGTTACATTAGTATCTGACTCCATGCAGACCTGTAAATGCTTGTAAATGCAGCAAGGTGTTCGTTCATGTTTCTTTTGAGGAACTCCTGCGTCTTACTTTGTTGTTTCTATGCAAGATTAAAAGCAATAAATTCATTTATTGAATGTTGTGGCCCTTAATTGTATTTGTCAAGGACACAAGGCAGGGAATGAAGGACACAAACGTGTGACTCATTAACACAGGGATTTAATAACACATACAGGGTACGGGGATTCTCCCACAGACACCAGACATTAAACAGGGATGAATGCTTAGAAGCATTTAAACTAATAAGAACAGATGAACACGATCAGGTaatcatgcaaacacacacaaaaatgtccaGATTATGACAGTATACAAAAATAAGGTGATGAATGTACCACAATACCAGAATATATGAACATACACAAAAGCAACGCTATAAAGCATCATGAATGAAGACTGTGACCATTCGTAAAATAACACATAACCCCTGCAGGCTGTGTATTAACACACTGGTGTGTTTAACACATTGCATTTCACTTTTTGGGACACCTTTTAAACCCTCCATAACACCTAGAGTGTACAGTTTCACCGTCATTGGGCTAAATGGTTTTGATTTGGCAGTTTATGAAGCACTTTTCTTTAAGTGAGATGTAACAGACTTGTTGCACAGAACCCGCACTGACAATAAGTGCCAAAAAGAAGTGTTTATTCTGTAGACTTCCACAATAATTGGAGCCGTCTTTCCtttgcttttgctttttaaCACTTCCATCACCGCCGGTGATGGATATCAGCAACCGCTCCAGCCACAGGTACCACATTTAAAAGcatgcagaaacacacaacagTACTAAACCTTCTTTGGACTACATGTTCTATTAATTCTTTAAAAGGCACTTATAACCTGTCCCCACCATGTGAACATTATTCTGTGACTGGGTCATACCTCCTTGTGGCTATATTGCAAATAGTAAACGCTGTATTAGACCCTATATTTAAAAACCATTGTCATGTGATCTAGATGATCTGTTGGGATAATTGACGTTATATTTACTGTGAGAATTTTTGGGGGTCCTTCCTACTTAAGGACACCTGTTCCTTGTTTTGGAGCGCTCCTCAgatgttgccatagcaacagtATCACCAGGCAATTTAAAAACGGCAtgctgtgtgaaaaagtgtgcATATTGTGCCACGAACAAGAACCACAGAACttattacaaattaaaatggTTGCAAAAAAGTCCGTaccagagaaaaatgaaaataaaaaaaacttttgcacagcatTCAACAAACTGTAAAGTGTTCAGAAGTGCAGTTCCTCATACAGGATGAAGTGTCAAAACTGTTAACGGCTGGCTGAAACCACAGAAAGTGTTTTGAAGAATGTATCACGTAACTAAGATACACACTTATTCATATgcaagttgaaaaaaaaaacaggacagtaTGTAAAATAGGTTACCTAAAAGTGGGCAGATCTATTGAAAATCTCTTATGCAGGAGTCTAGAAGACAAACAACTAACCTACATCACCTAAAAAATTCTCCTTGTCAAATGTCAGACGGTTGTCCATTTTCTACCCATTTGTATAAATTAAAATCACCTAACAGACTTTGCATTATGGATGGTGCTCATACGATCCCAAGGAAAGCCATGCAAGTAAtggctgggattcaaactcatgcCTCCTTCTTCACCAACATGACACTTATCAATGACTAACATAAACTTGCAGACCATACAGTCTTATGAGCCTCACAAAAACATGCAGTTTAGAATGCTGATGCACATATTTTGTGAGGAGTTCTCCTGTTGCTCTGATCAAAATCGACTGACCTGTATCCTGTCAGGTCAAGAGGAGGCCAAGAtctgcattttaatttagttttctGCCAATTCTTATGCTATCGCCTAAATCTGTGTTGAAACCACCGCACGACGCCCCATCACTTCCTGTCACCATGGAGCTTGTTGACGTCTGATCCCCGTTGCTACAAACACGTTGCAAAAGACTGGGGATGAGGTGGTAGAATAGTGCGTCCTTTGGGTGTGTGATGAGCCACAAGTTGGTGAGTGTGAACCTTGTGGGAGCTCGAGTTTAAATATCACTGTCAATAGTCTAGTTTTATGCACAAATAAACACCTACTCATGAACCCTCTGAAGAATTGTGTCCCAATCATCTACTCTTCATTCTTGGTCTGAAAGCAGCTCTGATTTAACATGTAGGTTTTATTTTGTCAGAAAAAGTTGGCATCATTTCTTCAATAGacgcatagtgggtaacacacctgcccttgaaccagaagaccacaaaggttcacaggttcaaaccaggacacattccattgtgtgcaccatgtgttgtttcacaatgacaatcacttcactttaccatTTTTcacaactactgattgtaaatcattCTGGATTAGGGCATTTGCTAAATGTTGCAAAAGTAAATGAGTTTCAAAAAGAGTAATAACCAGCTTCACCTGAGTCTGCTGATTTAACCAAAATGGCCACGTGTTCATGGAAATACTAAAGCAGTGGCAGAGCTGTGGGGTGGCCGTGGTCACCTCATGCTTAACCTGGCCACCCTATTGGCCACCCCAAGGACCGCATCACACCCATAGCTGGGCCTTTTCccattctttattatttattatcgtAGGACGTTCTTTTTGgtacttaatgcgggtcgtaccagAGCATGCACACTTGCAAGCTATATATCAAAatttagtactatattgtgtagGGTATTCTATGACTTTTAGAAGAAATCCCAATAGGCTCAGCTGAGCTATTAATATTTCCCCCACTACCTGCTTTCCAAATATTGTAGAGGTGTGTTGTTTAAGTGCTTAACATTTAATGCATAAATACTGGACAGAAAATtctattttgttatatttttatatttcatggtAATTCAGTGGGTCCCAAAAATGCATGTCTGAATGATACACACAGCATTAAAGAGTTAAATAGCCCTGTGTATTTTTTGTGAGACATGTATGATCACAGATCCATCCTGGTCACCCCACTGAACATTTCCTGGTTCCACCACAGGTTGCAAGAGCCTACCATTATctacttctctttttctctgctGAAATAAGCAAAATGCCCTTAACGTAATTGTGGAAGCAAGCAGATGTGCATTAAATTATTACGTTAAcagctttttttctgtagaaaATTGCATTTCTGAAGTTGGGATTTATAATAATTGGGCTAGTGGGTTAGAATTCTTTGGAATTCACTTACATTCATTTTCACAACTTTGCCTATATATCTAGGTCTAATTGCCTTCTATTCTGAACAGTCATTGGTTTTTAGGAAATAAAGATATTTCGATATAACTGCTGGCTCTCTGTTTAACAGTTATATGGGTGCGGTTTTTAAACaggaaattattgttttttttgagcTACTCCTTTCACTAAGACTCTCTTATAGCCTGCAAACAAAATATAGCAAtcacaagaaataaataaaaaaaaaagctcatggTCCTCCTAGCCAATCCAAAGGATCAAAGTAGACGCTTTAAAAGGGACTGGAACTGTCAGCATTTGCATGTAAAATGAGAAGTCATGTGAAGTCCAGGATCCTGCTTCTCTGCCACTAACTACCAAAGCCTCCATTGTGGTGTAAAGGGGTTGTTAAGTTAGCAGAGGCACCGAAGAGTGTGGCTTTTACAGAGTGCGCCAGGACCTCCAGCTGCTCTCCAGAGCAGCCAGTCTCTCTGCCACAACCTCGCCAAGCCCTCAACACTCACCCAGGCTCGGCCTAAAATGCAGATTGGCATCTCTATGGTGACTAATGGATTCTTCTGTGCTTCTCTTGGGCATGCCAGGGTCATAGCTGGCCTTCACACAGGCACAGGTGAAACCTGAGATTCCTCTAAGACAGAACTTATTCAAGCAAAGTCACCTGAAGGACGCTTTgtacccctctctctctcactctctctcttcttgATTGTTTCCACAGACTTGGAATTAAAAAGTGCGGCCTCACAAGCTTCTTTAATAAGCAGGTATGCATTTAATCTCCAAACATCTCAATCCTTTTAGTTCTCAGACTGAACATTGTTCAAAGCAAATGAGCAAACGACCAGACAGGTGACAGATTGAAGTAAAACAAACAGATATAAATCTTAAAATGATACCTATCTACCTACATACCCACAAACTACCTAACCCACCTATCTAcccacctacctacctacctacccaTTGGCCTACCATCCTACCTACCTAACTACTTAACCCACCTATCTAcccacctacctacctacctacttATCTAACCTACCTATCTACCCACCTACATACCTAACTACCTAACCCACCTACCTACCCACTATCTACCCACATACCTACTTATTTACCTATCTACCTACATTTCTACCTTGACCAAGCAATGCCCTTGGACACATTTGCTCCAGTTCTCGTTACTCTGCCGGATGAATGGACCAGTTCGTCCAGAAGATCACGCACAAGGTTGTCTGATGATGGTCTGGAAGACAACTCTTCTTCTATGAAGGTGATCAATCACATGAGCTTTGTTATAACATGCAGTGTACCAAAGGAGTGGACAGCCTCTATTGAAAATTGGACCTTCCTGCATTACTCATAACATGAAccccatttttcttttgcaaacAGAAGCGTTACAATCTCCCCAGAGCTACACATGGTTTTGAGATCTGGACATTGCCTGTTCCACCTCATACACTAACTTTCTGCATACATTACTGCGCGTGTGGCTTTTTTCAGTACCGGTGCCCAGGCCACAAAGACCTCAGTGTACGTAAGGCAGAAAGAAGGTGGGGGGGGTGCTCCGTAACCAAGGAGCTTACGAAGGGGGAAAAATGGTTTACCATGTAATTAATATGGTTAACATCATTCTGCGAGATACCGGAGGCCTGAAACATGAGAGGTTCTTTTGGTCGTCACAGACCCACTGAATCACAGATCCGCATCTGGCAGAGATGAGGAGAACGGCATAAAGGAGAGGTATGAAGAAGTgagaggggagggagagaaggagagggacgGCTGTAAAAGCTAAGGGTAGATGAAATGCGATGAGGGGTAGACAGGAGGGCAGAAGGTTTGGCTGGTGAGGGGGgtatggggggggggcaagCACGTGTCTGAGCAGCCCTGgtgtgctggtggtggagcCCGCCTGCCTACCTGCCCGCCTGGCCGGGCACAAGTCTTCTTTGTCAGGCCAGCGTCCGACTCCACATGCCCCAACTCCCACCTTGCCCCCCTCACCTTGAAACGTGACTCCCCCAGGTAGGCGAGGCCTGCACATGCTGGAGCTGCCTGAGCTCCACCGCACGCATACCTGCAACCGGGACGCCCACACCCATCAATCCTGCCTTTTTCGGCATCGGTGGCCTGTCCTTCACAGCCTGGCTGTGCCCCGGCCGAGCTCTTCAATTCAGCTGGCAGGACACAGAATGGCCCGATAAGTACAAGAACATTAACAACGGCCCC
Proteins encoded in this window:
- the cd44b gene encoding CD44 antigen → MWTLFFGVTFGLLASSRSGTTVRLRSCSHAGVFLTEGGDRYALSFEGAKDHCLKLRSELASEEQVRVAYDKGLETCRYGWISNGNVTILRKHPHENCFANKTGIFFMSSSQLQDDSKGHFDALCYDNSSLADKDCSSVINPVAAAPDNESSPESSDSRNEFVAATEKSYFNTEKPHVDSVLTYTDFETFQTGNGSTEAPDPHTVVVMGTDKGENKTHLAGDGSSPFNNQSQAIRPTDVVKYTFSDDTTGSGMPPHLSTGDVTTSPESETTLSEHPDETEVFYQVPSAEAEKPKGRMSSDVTEPASEGDNSNSTPAWLIILLVVVAVAAVLLVCAAVVTRNRWCGKHQSLMITKTSSDGNGAATSATSSREQEREQEMVTLMNKEKIQENGNTEEFTVITLEESPEKAQQA